A DNA window from Trichosurus vulpecula isolate mTriVul1 chromosome 2, mTriVul1.pri, whole genome shotgun sequence contains the following coding sequences:
- the LOC118840166 gene encoding olfactory receptor 10G4-like, whose amino-acid sequence MERDNQSFVTTFILMGIPHAPELNTALLGIFLVIYALTLVGNFFILLVIKLDSHLHTPMYYFLANLSFIDMWFSTVTVPKILMGLLSPDGGAISFHSCVAQLYSFHILGSTECFLYTVMSYDRYLAITYPLRYATMMSGKTCALLAGGTWLSGAIHSAAQTALTFRLPYCGPNQIQHYFCDAPPILKLACAETSVNEMVIFVNIGIVASGCCFLIFLSYVSIVRAILKIHTAEGRHKAFQTCASHCIVVLCFFVPGLIVYLRPGSMHAVDRIVVIFQTVITPLLNPMVYTLRNKEVKTALLRLKGQGKFVQIK is encoded by the coding sequence ATGGAAAGGGATAATCAAAGCTTTGTGACCACATTCATCTTAATGGGGATTCCCCATGCACCAGAACTAAACACTGCCTTACTCGGTATTTTCTTAGTGATCTATGCACTAACTCTGGTGGGGAACTTCTTTATCTTGCTGGTGATTAAATTAGACTCTCACCTCCATACTCCCATGTACTATTTCCTGGCCAACCTCTCCTTCATTGATATGTGGTTCTCCACTGTCACTGTGCCAAAGATACTCATGGGTCTTCTTTCCCCAGATGGTGGTGCTATCTCCTTTCACAGTTGTGTGGCTCAGCTCTATTCTTTCCACATTCTGGGGAGCACTGAGTGTTTCCTCTACACAGTCATGTCATATGACCGCTACCTGGCCATCACTTATCCCCTGCGCTACGCTACCATGATGAGTGGGAAAACCTGTGCCCTTCTAGCTGGAGGCACATGGCTCAGTGGTGCTATCCACTCAGCAGCCCAGACTGCCCTGACCTTCCGCCTGCCCTACTGTGGCCCCAACCAGATCCAGCATTATTTCTGTGATGCACCACCCATTCTCAAATTGGCCTGTGCAGAAACCTCAGTAAATGAGATGGTAATCTTTGTCAACATTGGCATAGTGGCCTCTGGATGctgtttcctgatttttctttcctatgtATCTATTGTTCGTGCTATCTTGAAGATCCACACAGCAGAGGGCAGACACAAAGCCTTCCAGACCTGTGCTTCCCATTGCATTGTGGTCCTCTGTTTCTTTGTGCCTGGTCTCATTGTTTACCTCAGACCTGGTTCCATGCATGCTGTGGATAGGATTGTGGTCATTTTTCAAACAGTGATCACACCCCTGTTGAATCCCATGGTGTACACACTGAGGAACAAAGAGGTAAAAACAGCTTTGCTTAGGCTAAAAGGTCAAGGAAAGTTTGtacaaataaagtaa